Proteins from a single region of Sylvia atricapilla isolate bSylAtr1 chromosome 7, bSylAtr1.pri, whole genome shotgun sequence:
- the TMEM237 gene encoding transmembrane protein 237, producing MAKIQCPPRALPPVPSGSQDEIPLSRPKKRKPKGKTPLDGIVPAAVRRQSESSEPLTPEPPDAPPQRKRKKKKVPTDSETSFTQQNVASLFQNGNGMDVPEAEGTVIRKQRKRTKKPRPAEVSSNELEVEEEDIIEDEHRKSPDQQPVFAAPTGISQPVSKVFVEKNRRFQAADRAELIKTTENINVLLDVKASWTTRDVALSVHRSFRVFGLFTHGFLAGYAVWNIVVIYILAGNELSMVSNLLEQYKTIAYPAQSLFYFLLSISTVSAFDRIDLAKASVALRGFLTLDPAALASFLYFAALILSLSQQMTCDRINLYTPPSENGSIWTAGTEAEIVHSWVVVNLIVSVLVGTSWIFLSSRPELDHSEEWMFHSEIEEFPHRDIIPRVQP from the exons ATGGCCAAAATCCAA TGTCCGCCTCGTGCCCTTCCTCCAGTGCCAAG TGGAAGCCAAG ATGAAATTCCACTCAGTCGtcccaaaaaaaggaaacccaaaGGAAAGACTCCATTAG ATGGCATTGTGCCAGCAGCGGTTCGTCGGCAGTCTGAGAGCAGCGAGCCCCTGACTCCTGAACCGCCCGATGCCCCACCTCAGAGGAAACGCAAGAAGAAGAAAGTACCTACAG atTCTGAGACCTCTTTTACCCAGCAAAATGTGGCATCCCTATTTCAGAATGGAAATGGCATGGATGTCCCTGAAGCTGAAGGAACGGTGATCcgcaaacagagaaaaagaacaaa GAAACCTCGGCCAGCCGAAGTGAGCTCCAATGAGCTGGAAGTGGAGGAGGAAGACATCATTGAAGACGAGCACAGAAAGAGCCCAGATCAGCAGCCTGTGTTTGCTGCTCCCACTGGAATTAGTCAGCCTGTTAGCAAAGTGTTTGTTGAAAAAAATC GGCGTTTTCAGGCAGCTGACCGTGCAGAATTGATtaaaaccactgaaaatatCAATGTACTTCTGGATGTGAAGGCTTCGTGGACTACTAGAGATGTTGCCCTCTCAGTGCACCGAAGTTTcag GGTGTTTGGCCTCTTCACCCATGGTTTCCTTGCTGGTTATGCTGTATGGAACATCGTGGTCATCTACATTTTGGCAGGAAATGAGCTTTCCATGGTTTCTAACCTGCTTGAGCAGTATAAGACAATAGCATACCCAGCTCAAAGTTTGTTCTATTTTTTGCTATCTATCAGTACAGTCTCAGCCTTTGACAG GATTGATCTGGCAAAAGCATCAGTTGCACTGAGGGGCTTTCTTACCCTAGACCCAGCAGCACTAGCTTCTTTCT TGTACTTTGCTGCTCTTATCTTATCCTTAAGCCAGCAGATGACGTGTGACAGAATCAACCTCTACACGCCACCTTCGGAAAATGGCAGTATCTG GACTGCAGGTACAGAGGCAGAAATTGTTCATTCATGGGTTGTGGTGAATCTCATAGTGTCTGTTCTAGTTGGCACAAGTTGGATCTTCTTAAGTTCCCGACCAGAGCTAGACCACAGTGAAG aATGGATGTTTCATTCTGAAATTGAGGAATTTCCTCACCGAGATATCATACCCAGAGTCCAGCCATAA